Proteins encoded by one window of Paenibacillus urinalis:
- a CDS encoding ZIP family metal transporter yields the protein MVEALIGSVISALSTGLGAIPILFMRKVTHRLRDILLAYAAGIMTSASLYSLIPEALGQSNLLVLFIGILAGSIVLLVLEMYIPHIDLENPESRPFNIEGKAFLIIAAITMHNLPEGLSVGVSYASGDDSLGNLIALSIGLQNAPEGFLVALFLVNQNIGRFKALGIATLTGAVEIVTSIIGYSLSSVVDGLVPYGLAFAAGAMMFIVYKELIPESHGDGNQRVATISFILGLITMITLTELF from the coding sequence TAATAGGAAGTGTTATATCCGCTCTGTCTACAGGGCTTGGAGCCATCCCGATCTTGTTTATGCGCAAGGTCACACACCGGCTCCGGGACATTTTGCTGGCCTATGCGGCCGGAATTATGACCTCAGCTTCACTCTACAGTCTTATTCCAGAAGCACTGGGTCAATCTAATCTATTGGTTCTGTTCATAGGGATCCTTGCGGGCAGTATCGTTCTCTTGGTGCTGGAAATGTATATACCGCATATTGATCTGGAAAATCCAGAATCGCGTCCCTTTAATATTGAAGGCAAAGCGTTTCTTATCATTGCTGCCATAACGATGCACAACTTGCCTGAAGGCTTGTCTGTCGGCGTCAGCTATGCCAGTGGAGATGACAGCTTAGGTAATTTGATTGCGCTGTCCATCGGACTGCAAAATGCGCCGGAGGGGTTTCTCGTTGCTCTCTTCCTCGTTAATCAGAATATCGGCCGGTTCAAGGCACTGGGTATTGCCACTTTAACGGGTGCAGTAGAAATTGTGACCAGCATTATCGGTTATTCGCTTAGTAGTGTCGTTGATGGACTCGTGCCTTATGGCCTTGCCTTCGCAGCCGGAGCCATGATGTTCATCGTATATAAGGAGCTTATTCCGGAGAGCCATGGAGACGGCAACCAGCGAGTGGCGACGATCTCTTTCATCCTGGGACTGATTACGATGATTACACTCACCGAGTTATTCTGA
- a CDS encoding heavy metal translocating P-type ATPase yields the protein MEAIQQRISTAAQVDEQGLSPQRPGRKRGPNFKMMLKNREMQAALGSGVMMLAAWGISGSYELISIVLYIAAYTIGGWAKAKEGVETLVKDRDLDVNLLMIAAAMGAAAIGYWNEGAMLIFIFALSGALESYTTERSHKDISSLIGLKPETALRLKDGAVEQVAIELLQPGDLLLVKPGEILPSDGKVYKGYSAVNQASITGESIPVEKSAGDEVYAGTMNGEGALYIEVTQPADNTLFSKIIKLVEEAQSEVPASQRFIEKFEGIYAKLVVLITLVLVLAMPLLFGIPWGDAFYKAMVFLVVASPCALVASIMPVMLSSISSSARRGLLFKGGAHVENMAKTAVVAFDKTGTLTRGVPEVTDLIAASGYDEMTLLSHAAAVESQSTHPLAEAIAARAIAAGAQRIQADDVQNITGWGIKGRIAGQLWKVGKTDVLDETDADPAWIQLRSELEREGKTVSVIMQEDHIAGLIAMRDTVRPQAMKAVKRLQELGIKVAMLTGDRQATADVIAKETGVDLVYAGLLPEQKVERVRSLREQYGHVVMVGDGVNDAPALAAATVGMGMGMSGSGTAIEVADVVLMNDNIEEIAWSVTQSRRAARVVKQNIVFAISVITILIAGNFISELALPLGVIGHEGSTILVILNGLRLLR from the coding sequence ATGGAGGCTATTCAGCAAAGAATAAGTACTGCAGCACAAGTGGATGAACAAGGGCTATCTCCTCAGCGTCCCGGACGCAAAAGAGGTCCGAATTTCAAAATGATGCTTAAGAACAGGGAGATGCAGGCGGCCCTCGGCAGCGGAGTCATGATGCTGGCCGCATGGGGGATCTCAGGCAGCTATGAGCTTATTTCTATCGTGCTGTATATAGCAGCTTATACGATAGGAGGATGGGCCAAAGCCAAGGAAGGTGTGGAGACACTCGTCAAAGACCGGGATTTGGACGTGAACCTTCTCATGATTGCTGCAGCCATGGGCGCAGCAGCAATCGGATATTGGAATGAAGGGGCGATGCTCATCTTTATCTTTGCGCTCAGCGGTGCGCTTGAGAGCTATACGACGGAACGCAGTCATAAAGATATCTCCTCCTTGATTGGGTTGAAGCCAGAGACTGCGCTGCGGCTGAAGGATGGGGCAGTAGAGCAGGTTGCAATCGAGCTGCTTCAGCCTGGAGATTTACTGCTGGTTAAACCGGGTGAAATATTGCCTTCTGATGGCAAAGTATACAAGGGCTATTCCGCTGTGAACCAAGCTTCTATTACAGGAGAATCGATTCCAGTGGAGAAGAGTGCAGGAGATGAGGTATATGCCGGCACAATGAACGGCGAAGGGGCTCTATATATTGAAGTGACTCAGCCAGCCGATAATACATTATTCTCGAAGATCATCAAATTGGTAGAGGAGGCGCAATCCGAGGTCCCGGCTTCTCAGCGGTTTATTGAGAAATTTGAAGGGATTTATGCCAAATTAGTTGTCTTGATTACTCTCGTTCTTGTTCTAGCGATGCCGCTGCTGTTTGGCATCCCCTGGGGAGATGCTTTTTATAAGGCGATGGTATTCCTGGTTGTTGCTTCTCCGTGTGCTTTGGTTGCTTCGATCATGCCAGTAATGCTGTCTTCGATCTCAAGCAGTGCGAGAAGAGGGCTATTGTTTAAGGGTGGAGCACACGTAGAGAATATGGCGAAGACGGCGGTGGTGGCCTTTGACAAGACAGGGACCTTGACGAGAGGCGTTCCTGAAGTTACCGATTTGATCGCGGCCTCCGGGTATGACGAGATGACCCTTCTATCTCACGCGGCAGCAGTGGAAAGTCAGTCTACACATCCACTGGCAGAGGCGATTGCAGCAAGGGCGATTGCAGCTGGAGCACAGCGGATCCAGGCTGACGATGTCCAGAATATCACCGGCTGGGGAATCAAGGGCAGAATTGCCGGGCAGTTATGGAAGGTAGGTAAAACAGATGTGCTGGATGAGACCGATGCGGATCCGGCTTGGATACAGCTCAGGTCAGAGCTTGAGCGTGAGGGCAAGACGGTCTCCGTTATTATGCAGGAAGATCACATTGCGGGCCTGATCGCGATGCGGGATACGGTTCGTCCACAAGCAATGAAGGCGGTGAAACGGCTGCAAGAGCTTGGTATCAAGGTAGCCATGCTGACGGGCGATCGTCAGGCTACAGCTGATGTCATTGCGAAGGAAACGGGAGTTGATCTCGTTTATGCCGGTCTGCTTCCAGAGCAAAAAGTAGAGAGAGTTCGCTCCCTGCGTGAGCAATATGGCCATGTCGTCATGGTTGGCGACGGCGTTAATGATGCTCCTGCACTAGCTGCGGCAACGGTAGGTATGGGCATGGGAATGTCGGGCAGCGGAACGGCCATAGAGGTCGCAGATGTGGTGCTGATGAACGATAACATTGAAGAGATCGCGTGGAGTGTGACACAGTCAAGACGTGCCGCAAGAGTAGTGAAGCAGAACATCGTCTTTGCCATTAGCGTGATCACCATTTTGATTGCAGGAAATTTCATTTCTGAGCTGGCACTTCCTCTCGGTGTGATTGGACATGAGGGCAGTACAATTCTCGTGATTCTCAATGGACTTCGATTATTAAGGTGA
- a CDS encoding homocysteine synthase, which translates to MREYGKKAASFCPAQEEENRNMSNEQKDYAFETLAVHAGQEIDPTTLSRAVPLYQTTSYAFRDSEHAANLFSLQEFGNIYTRITNPTTDVFEQRMAALEGGVGALATASGQAAITFSILNIAGSGDEIVSASSLYGGTYNLFSTTLAKLGITVKFVDSQDPANFESAITDKTKAIYAETIGNPQGNVLDIEAVAAIAHNHGIPLIVDNTFPSPYLLRPIEHGADIVVHSATKFIGGHGTSIGGVIVDSGKFDWEASGRFPGLTEPDPSYHGVVYTEAVGPQAYIIKARVQLLRDLGSAISPFNSWLLLQGLETLHLRLERHSANALEVAKYLEQHPDVLWVSYAGLPSHPSYSIAQKYLPRGQGAILTFGIKGGAAAGSKLIENVKLFSHLANVGDSKSLIIHPASTTHQQLSEEEQIAAGVNPELLRLSIGTENIKDILADLKQAIEASQLDLSAAHSS; encoded by the coding sequence ATGAGAGAATATGGAAAAAAAGCAGCGAGCTTTTGCCCCGCTCAAGAGGAGGAAAACAGAAATATGTCTAATGAACAAAAAGATTACGCATTTGAGACTCTTGCTGTACATGCAGGTCAGGAAATTGATCCAACAACGTTATCGCGGGCTGTTCCTTTGTACCAGACAACTTCGTATGCTTTTCGTGACAGTGAGCATGCGGCCAATCTGTTCTCCCTTCAAGAATTTGGTAACATCTATACCCGAATTACCAACCCGACTACAGACGTATTCGAACAGCGAATGGCTGCTCTTGAGGGCGGGGTAGGGGCGCTCGCTACTGCCTCGGGTCAAGCAGCCATCACTTTTTCTATTCTGAATATTGCTGGTAGCGGCGACGAGATTGTGTCAGCTTCAAGTCTGTACGGAGGCACGTACAATTTATTCTCTACGACGCTCGCCAAGCTTGGGATTACAGTTAAATTCGTTGACTCGCAAGATCCGGCAAACTTTGAATCGGCTATTACAGACAAGACCAAAGCCATATATGCCGAGACGATCGGCAACCCACAAGGTAATGTGTTAGATATAGAAGCGGTAGCTGCAATTGCACATAACCATGGCATTCCGCTAATTGTAGATAATACGTTTCCCAGTCCATATCTGCTGCGTCCGATTGAGCATGGTGCCGATATCGTTGTCCACTCAGCAACCAAGTTTATCGGCGGGCATGGAACCTCGATTGGCGGTGTGATTGTAGACAGCGGTAAGTTCGACTGGGAGGCAAGCGGGAGGTTTCCAGGATTAACAGAACCAGACCCAAGTTATCACGGGGTTGTATATACCGAGGCTGTTGGGCCGCAAGCCTATATAATTAAGGCCAGAGTCCAGCTGCTAAGGGATCTTGGATCAGCGATCTCACCATTTAATTCATGGCTGCTGCTGCAAGGACTTGAGACCCTTCATTTGAGACTTGAACGGCACAGTGCTAATGCACTTGAAGTAGCAAAATATTTAGAGCAGCACCCGGACGTTCTGTGGGTGAGCTATGCGGGGCTTCCAAGCCACCCTTCTTACAGCATTGCACAGAAGTATCTGCCTCGAGGTCAGGGAGCCATACTAACTTTTGGAATTAAGGGAGGAGCAGCGGCAGGCAGCAAGCTGATTGAGAATGTTAAACTGTTCTCCCATCTGGCCAATGTAGGGGATTCCAAGTCACTTATCATCCATCCGGCAAGCACAACGCATCAGCAGCTCTCAGAAGAAGAGCAGATCGCGGCAGGCGTCAATCCAGAGCTGCTCCGCTTGTCGATTGGAACCGAGAACATTAAGGATATACTCGCTGACCTGAAGCAGGCCATTGAAGCGAGTCAGCTAGATCTGAGCGCGGCTCATTCATCCTAA
- a CDS encoding ATP-binding cassette domain-containing protein, protein MITLSQIRQQMGSFVLDIESLTLHNGLTILVGENGAGKTTLLELLATVSEVQNNGEIHYEGKRAAGYDLLLVRSRMGYVPSSMELYGSLTVYNQLRYFGELKGIYDDAVFRKLLLDFDLEKAAAVKIRKLSSGIVRRIHIAQAMLTNPLFLLLDEPMNGLDAAFRRSIISYLSQSAQHRTVVAASHELQEWDRSADYVLWLDRGRVAFYGSTYEWTQRVTSEVYEGEVSDKELAQIPESCIIARRAIPDGHVVRLFEAGQLNSSFHKVTPGMEDAYFIRKRLQSPRKD, encoded by the coding sequence ATGATTACGCTAAGTCAAATTCGGCAGCAAATGGGCAGCTTTGTATTGGACATTGAATCTTTAACTCTGCATAATGGATTAACTATTCTTGTTGGAGAGAACGGAGCGGGAAAGACGACGCTGCTAGAGCTTCTCGCTACCGTGAGCGAAGTGCAGAATAATGGCGAGATCCACTATGAAGGCAAGAGGGCAGCAGGCTATGATTTATTACTTGTGCGGAGCAGGATGGGATATGTCCCCTCTTCTATGGAGCTGTACGGGAGTCTGACGGTTTATAATCAGCTGCGTTATTTTGGTGAACTAAAGGGCATTTATGATGATGCAGTGTTTAGAAAGCTGCTGCTGGATTTTGACCTCGAGAAAGCTGCAGCTGTCAAGATTCGAAAACTATCAAGTGGCATTGTCCGCAGAATTCATATTGCGCAAGCGATGCTTACGAATCCACTATTCCTGCTGCTCGATGAGCCTATGAATGGACTTGATGCTGCTTTTCGTAGAAGTATCATTTCATATTTGTCCCAATCGGCTCAGCATCGCACCGTAGTAGCGGCTTCTCATGAGCTGCAGGAATGGGATCGAAGTGCGGATTATGTACTGTGGCTGGATCGGGGCAGGGTTGCTTTCTACGGCTCCACCTATGAATGGACTCAGCGGGTGACAAGTGAAGTGTATGAAGGAGAAGTCAGCGATAAGGAGCTGGCTCAAATCCCTGAGAGCTGTATCATTGCGCGAAGAGCAATACCAGATGGTCATGTGGTTCGGCTGTTCGAGGCAGGTCAGTTAAACTCATCTTTTCATAAAGTAACTCCAGGTATGGAGGATGCTTATTTTATCAGAAAAAGACTACAATCCCCTCGTAAAGATTAA
- a CDS encoding RNA polymerase sigma factor yields the protein MLTDEQLAQKMSEGDQEAFELLVGRFHGPLLLYAARLLGDREKAKDMVQETFIKLIRHLREQGGLDHVKAWLYRVVMNLCRDYWKSAATVRERAAGEQMPDKEDPHYNAEEQYLQGETADEIRTMLGELTTMQQQVITLRFYEDMKLQEIAELLDIPLSTAKSSLYAALRRLKVKILDKPELYASMPNLMTDKFTESEVYAHESKS from the coding sequence GTGCTTACCGATGAGCAATTGGCACAAAAAATGAGCGAAGGAGATCAGGAGGCGTTTGAACTGTTGGTAGGCAGGTTTCATGGTCCTCTCCTTCTATACGCTGCAAGGCTGCTTGGAGACCGGGAGAAGGCTAAGGATATGGTTCAGGAAACGTTCATTAAACTGATCCGCCATCTGCGAGAGCAAGGCGGTCTTGATCATGTAAAAGCCTGGCTATATCGTGTGGTGATGAATTTGTGCCGGGATTATTGGAAGAGTGCCGCCACGGTACGTGAACGAGCAGCAGGGGAGCAAATGCCTGACAAGGAGGATCCTCACTATAATGCGGAGGAACAATATCTCCAGGGAGAGACTGCAGACGAGATACGAACAATGCTCGGTGAACTGACAACGATGCAGCAGCAGGTGATAACCCTCCGTTTCTATGAGGATATGAAGCTGCAGGAGATTGCCGAACTGCTGGATATTCCGCTAAGTACAGCAAAAAGCAGTCTATACGCTGCTCTCCGTCGTCTGAAAGTCAAAATACTGGACAAGCCAGAGCTCTATGCGTCGATGCCGAATCTCATGACGGATAAGTTTACTGAAAGCGAGGTGTATGCCCATGAATCCAAGAGCTGA
- a CDS encoding ABC transporter ATP-binding protein, whose product MRSKLFLAPSRYSIETARKYHNEWGTTKHMITTQNLTKSYKGHLALDDVTLTFNEGMVGLLGPNGAGKTTFLRVMATLQKPTSGSASIFGVPLSQPEEVRRQIGYLPQHFSVYPQLTGREFLDYVGVMKGIHASKTRQEEIECILDQVNLTDKADKKVRTYSGGMRQRLGIAQALLGSPKMLIVDEPTAGLDPEERVRFRNILTRFSVGRIVLLSTHIVADIESNCRQIAVLSKGQLVLSGELSDLADVGDDKVWQAVLNDEELRHIDPMMIVSTQRLEEGVSCRIISDDAPHPAAMAVKPTLEDGYLALLGRERHA is encoded by the coding sequence GTGCGTTCCAAACTTTTTCTTGCACCATCTCGTTACAGCATCGAAACCGCGCGGAAATACCATAACGAATGGGGTACAACGAAACATATGATCACGACTCAGAATTTAACCAAATCATATAAAGGACATCTTGCTTTGGATGATGTGACCTTGACCTTCAACGAGGGCATGGTAGGCCTGCTAGGACCCAACGGTGCGGGCAAAACGACTTTTCTAAGAGTTATGGCTACATTACAGAAACCGACATCAGGAAGTGCAAGCATCTTCGGGGTACCGCTGTCACAGCCAGAGGAGGTACGCAGACAGATTGGATATCTTCCGCAGCATTTCAGTGTGTATCCACAGCTTACTGGCAGAGAGTTTCTTGATTATGTAGGTGTGATGAAAGGGATCCACGCTTCAAAGACCCGTCAGGAGGAGATTGAGTGCATACTTGATCAGGTGAATCTTACCGACAAGGCAGACAAGAAGGTACGGACCTATTCAGGCGGAATGAGGCAACGCCTTGGGATTGCGCAGGCACTGTTGGGTTCTCCTAAGATGCTGATCGTTGATGAACCAACCGCTGGTTTAGATCCAGAGGAAAGAGTTCGATTTCGCAATATACTCACCCGGTTCAGCGTTGGGAGAATCGTACTCTTGTCAACGCATATCGTTGCAGATATTGAGAGTAATTGCAGGCAGATCGCCGTACTGTCCAAAGGGCAGCTGGTTTTATCCGGCGAATTATCCGATCTGGCTGATGTTGGTGACGACAAGGTGTGGCAGGCGGTGCTGAACGATGAGGAATTGCGTCACATCGACCCCATGATGATCGTATCGACCCAAAGATTAGAAGAGGGAGTCTCCTGCCGCATCATTAGTGATGATGCTCCGCATCCAGCCGCAATGGCGGTTAAGCCGACACTAGAAGATGGCTACCTTGCTCTGCTTGGGAGAGAACGTCATGCATAA
- a CDS encoding sugar phosphate isomerase/epimerase family protein, translating to MKLGVLAHTFGKQPTSSLAARIAGSGFTSIQLALAKALSDIDSSNGKLSPGLANWVGEQFHKEGIRIAVLGCYINPVHPDAAVRKSELARFKEHLRYARDFGCSIVATETGSVTTYKETHPTSYEEQGFQVLRESVLELAEEADKWGVHVAIEPVSVHTLHTREHMQRLFEEVPSSSVGLLFDPCNLIKVEHVVDQTEFLRDVFDQLYERMIAIHAKDVAFDVSGKKYNPVPGEGILDYPLFFELLKVYKPHIDISLEGVTAEQADDAAAYLRRLWHADN from the coding sequence ATGAAACTGGGAGTTTTGGCACATACGTTTGGTAAACAGCCCACTTCAAGTCTGGCAGCTCGCATTGCAGGCAGCGGGTTTACATCGATTCAGCTCGCACTGGCCAAGGCACTGTCGGATATCGATTCTTCAAATGGTAAACTGAGCCCGGGTCTGGCCAATTGGGTAGGGGAGCAATTCCACAAGGAAGGCATACGGATAGCGGTGCTGGGCTGTTATATTAACCCGGTCCATCCGGATGCTGCGGTAAGAAAGTCTGAGCTGGCACGCTTCAAAGAGCATTTGCGTTATGCTCGTGATTTTGGCTGCAGTATCGTAGCCACAGAAACAGGAAGTGTAACCACGTACAAAGAGACTCATCCGACCTCCTACGAGGAGCAGGGATTTCAGGTGCTGCGTGAATCGGTGCTTGAGCTCGCTGAGGAAGCGGATAAATGGGGGGTTCACGTGGCCATCGAGCCTGTGTCTGTCCATACCTTACATACGAGAGAGCATATGCAGCGTTTGTTCGAGGAGGTTCCGTCATCAAGCGTCGGGCTGCTGTTTGACCCATGCAATCTCATCAAGGTAGAGCATGTCGTGGACCAGACGGAATTTTTGCGAGATGTGTTTGATCAGCTGTACGAGCGAATGATTGCCATCCATGCGAAGGATGTTGCTTTTGATGTGAGCGGCAAGAAGTACAATCCTGTACCCGGCGAAGGAATACTGGATTATCCTTTATTTTTTGAGCTTCTCAAAGTCTATAAGCCTCATATCGATATCTCTCTGGAAGGTGTAACCGCGGAGCAGGCAGATGATGCAGCAGCCTATCTACGTCGCTTATGGCATGCGGACAACTAG
- the kduD gene encoding 2-dehydro-3-deoxy-D-gluconate 5-dehydrogenase KduD, whose protein sequence is MNSFDLSGKVALVTGTSGGLGQGMAIGLAEAGADIIAVSHSMPTETVQAIEQLGRKAVGIQADLSKEEELPSIFEQALQFRGRIDVLVNNAGIIRRTPAADHGASDWHDVIDLNLNTVFFLSQLAGRHMIERGSGKIISIASMLSYQGGINVPGYTASKHAVAGLTKALANEWAGKGIQVNAIAPGYMVTSNTQQIRDDENRYKDITARIPAGRWGTPEDLKGPVVFLASSASDYLNGHVLNVDGGWLAR, encoded by the coding sequence ATGAACAGTTTTGATCTCAGTGGTAAAGTAGCGCTGGTTACCGGTACCTCCGGTGGGTTAGGTCAAGGCATGGCCATCGGTCTTGCAGAAGCAGGTGCCGATATCATTGCCGTTTCTCATTCCATGCCAACAGAAACGGTGCAGGCGATTGAGCAGCTGGGCCGTAAGGCAGTGGGAATTCAGGCTGATCTGAGCAAAGAAGAAGAGCTTCCATCGATCTTCGAACAGGCACTTCAGTTTCGGGGAAGAATCGATGTCCTTGTCAATAATGCGGGCATTATCCGCCGTACGCCGGCAGCGGATCACGGAGCTTCGGACTGGCATGATGTCATCGACCTTAACCTGAACACTGTATTTTTCTTAAGCCAGCTGGCTGGAAGACATATGATTGAGCGCGGCAGCGGCAAGATTATCAGCATTGCTTCCATGCTGTCTTACCAAGGCGGTATTAATGTACCTGGGTATACAGCGAGCAAGCATGCGGTAGCAGGCTTAACCAAAGCCCTGGCGAACGAGTGGGCAGGCAAAGGAATACAGGTCAATGCGATCGCTCCAGGATACATGGTGACGAGCAACACTCAGCAGATCAGGGACGATGAGAACCGCTACAAGGATATTACAGCTCGGATTCCAGCTGGACGCTGGGGAACGCCGGAGGATCTAAAGGGTCCAGTGGTATTTTTGGCTTCCTCCGCTTCAGATTATTTGAATGGACACGTTCTGAATGTAGACGGAGGCTGGCTCGCTCGTTAA